The DNA region CGAGAAAAAGCCAAGCGACTATCATGATAAGAAACCTGAAGTGAAAAGAGGATTCTAATGGATAAAGCCTGCTAGGGTAGCAGGCTTTTTTTTGATTGTGGGTGCATAATCTTTCATTCTGAAGTATCATAAATAAAAAACGATACAAGGGAGGAGAAGAATGGATCCACTAGACGTGATTGATCGTTTACAAAAGGTAAAGCCACTATTTCAGCCTGTGTTCTCTGCAGTTAAACACGACATTATGGGATATGTGGTGAAGGGAAGTTTCCCAATAGATGACGGCCAGGTCCTATTGGATGGGTTCTTCCAAGATGATGAAGTACCAGATGAATTTAAATTAGAGGTCAATCAGCACCTCATGAAAAGAGCAATGGACACGTTCATTCAAGAGAAAGAGAGCGGCTGTCTATTTATACATCGCCGCGCAAACGAGTTACTTCTTGAAGACAGTGAAGCCTTTATTGCTATGATACATACGTTTCAAGAGTTAGGCTTCAACATGAATCAACTTGTGATTGAGATACTGGATGTGGAAGTGGATGTAGATGTGGAGAGGTTGCATCATCTTCTTCATTACTACAAGACTTTCGGGATACAAGTGGCAGTCCGCCATGAAGGGGACACAACTCCAAATTTAGATTCCTTAAGACTACTTGAGCCTCATATCGTGAAAGTAGATGCGTCCATATTCAAAGACCAAGCGAATCCTCTCCAACAGGATGTCATCCAATCCATTTCTTTATTGTCAAGACGGATTGGAGCTGCGCTATTGTTTGAGAATATCGAGGACTCTATTCAATTGTATTACGCTTGGAAGCATGGTGGCCGGTTCTATCAGGGTTCTTATTTAGTGCGTCCGAGTGAGCGGTTTCTTGAACGTGATGTGTGCGTTGATTTATTACGTAACGATGTGCACCGATTTATTAAGCGTGAGAAGATGCTGATTGAGACTAGGCTAAACTATGTTCTCAACTGGGACCAACGGATGAGAGGAATGCTTGACTCATGGGAAAGCCCTAAGCAGGTTAATGCATTCATTCCTCGAATTATGAATCTATTCGACCAAGAGAGCTTTCGAATCTACGTTTGTGACAGCGATGGTCAACAAATTTCCTCAAACTTTACGAAACGAAACGGAGAATGGGTAGAGGAGCCAGAAGTGTATGGTACAAACTGGGCATTCCGCCCTTACTTCCTAGAGAATATGGTTCAAATGAAAATGTGGAACAAAGGAAGGCTATCTGATGTCTATTCAGATATTGAGACAAGGGAGCTTGTTCGTACATTCAGTTTCCCTCTAAGTGATAGTCACTCCATTTTTATTGATATTCGATACGATTACATGTTCGAACATGAAGCTCTATTGCACTAACATCCCGTTGATTGCGGGATGTTTTTTTATTTTCTTCTGGTACAGACAAGCCTGTTTAACATAAAGTATAGGGAATGCACGAATTATGTGGAAGGGGAGTGGTGGGGGATGAACTTATATTACCGATGTGACCATTGCTGTACACTAACCAAGCACGACGGTGTCTGTCATAAATGTGGGTGCCTAAGACTTGTGCCCATTTGGATTGTAATCCACAACGGTGGACAGTGAAACCGCTTCAAAATATGCTGAATACAGGTTTGTAATTCGTTGAAATATGGTATAGTGGTGAGTGGGAATGTAAACATGAAGACTCCTCCCTTTGTTGTTTGAAACGAAAAGGAGTGAGAACGATGATCAGTATTCAAAGTGAAGAGTTAATGAACATTACAGTAGAAGATTTGATGATTCCATCTGAGAAGGTAGCTCACGTTCAGGGTGGGAATCCAATTGAACATGCTTTACTCGTACTAGTGAAATCCGGCTATTCAGCGGTTCCGGTACTAGACCCTACTTATAAATTAAAAGGTGTAATCAGTAAGACTATCATCATTGACAACATGCTTGGAATTGAACGCTTCGAATTAGAGAAGCTGTCTGAGATCCGAGTGGAGGAAGTTATGAATGAAGACATTCCGTGCCTGAACAAAACGGATTCTTTCTCAAAAGGGTTAGATGCCGTCGTCGACCATCCTTTTGTCTGTGTTTCAGACGAAGATGGGTATTTTGATGGGATTCTAACAAGGCGAGCAATCCTAAAGCATCTAAAGAGACACCTATACACGTACAATTATAAGAAATAGGATGAAGGGGTGGGAGATGTTCCACCTTTTCTTTATTAATGAATCTTGCTTGTAACTGTGCGAAACGTTTGATACAGTTATATGCATAAGTTGTACATAGGTACTTAAGGAGGACATAATAGACATGGAAATGATGGATGCAAACGAGATTATTTCTTTTATCTCAAATAGTAAAAAGACAACACCTGTTAAAGTGTATGTAAAAGGTACAGACCTTAAAGCAATCGACTTCGGTGACGAGGTGAAAGCTTTTGTAGATAACGAATCTGGTGTATTATTTGGTGAATGGAAGACGGTACAGCCTCTTCTAGAGAACAACGCAATTGATGACTATGTAGTAGAGAATGACCGTCGTCACTCTGCAATCCCAACACTAGACTTGAAAAACGTAAACGCTCGTATTGAGCCAGGTGCGATTATTCGTGACCAAGTTGAAATTGGTGATGGTGCCGTTATTATGCTTGGTGCTGCGATTAACATTGGTTCTGTTGTAGGCGAAGGTACAATGATCGACATGAACGCTGTACTTGGAGGACGTGCGACAGTCGGTAAGAACTGTCACATTGGTGCAGGCGCAGTGTTGGCTGGTGTTATCGAGCCGCCAAGTGCGAAACCAGTTGTCATTGAAGATGGCGTTGTCGTTGGCGCTAACGCTGTTATTCTTGAAGGAGTGACGGTAGGTGAAGGTGCAGTTGTTGCTGCAGGAGCCATCGTTACTCAGGATGTTCCAGCGAATACAGTAGTAGCAGGAACACCTGCAAAAGTCATTAAAGAGATTGATGACAGCACGCGCGGCAAGACAGAAATTAAACAAGAACTACGTAAGCTAGATAACGAATAATATGAATTGCAAAAGCAGGAGCTAACCACTCCTGCTTTTTTTAGAAGGGGAAGAGAAGATGGAACAAGAACGTTTAGTTCAGATAAGAAGAGACTTACATAAGATTCCTGAGCTTGGCTTCCAGGAAAAGAAGACTCAAGCGTTTCTGTTACAGTTTATTCAAGAATTGCCACAGCATTCCTTGCACGTGAAGACATGGGAAACGGGCGTTCTCGTATTCATTGATGGGACTAACCCGACACAAACGATTGGATACCGCGCTGACATCGACGGATTGCCAATCACAGAAGAAACCGGTTATGACTTTGCTTCTGTCCATGAAGGGAGAATGCATGCGTGTGGGCACGACTTCCACATGACGATAGCGCTTGGAGCCTTGCAGCGACTCGCGGAAGACCCCCCTGTTCAGAATGTGCTCTTTGTATTCCAACCAGCCGAAGAAGGGCCAGGCGGTGCGCTGCCGATGCTTCAAAGTGAGGAATTTATTGCGTGGAAGCCTGACACAATATTTGCCTTGCATGTAGCGCCTGAACAACCTGTAGGAGCGGTTGCGGCTCGTGAGGGATTGTTGTTCGCGAATACTAGTGAATTGTTTATTGACTTTAAAGGTAAGGGAGGACATGCTGCCTATCCTCATCTCACTCACGATATGGTTGTAGCGGCAAGTCACTTTATTGTACAAGCACAATCCATAGTATCTAGAAATGTCCCACCGCTCGAACCTGCAGTGTTAACTGTCGGGAAAATATCTGGTGGCTTTGTTCAGAACGTCATTGCTGAACATGCTCGCATTGAAGGCACGCTTCGGTCATTCACAGGAGACACGATGGAGCTTATGAAGAATCGAATTGAAAAGCTTGCGAGTGGGATGCAGGAAAGTCATGAATGTGAAATCTCCATTGATTACGGATCGAACTATTATGGAGTTTATAACACACCTGCATTTATCCCACCTTTCGAACAAATTGTGAAGGATACGGGGTATTCCTATGTGAACTGCGACCCTGCCATGACTGGAGAGGACTTTGGATATATGTTGAAAGACATCCCTGGATTCATGTTCTGGTTAGGCGTTGATTCTCCGTCTGGGTTGCATACAAGTCGGCTACAACCAAAGGAAGAAGCATTGGTTGTCGGAGTGGACGTTGTGGAAGCAACCATCCGAAACCTCCTTGACTGAATAGCATGCCTGCCTTCCGTTCACACTACCCATGAAGGATAAATTCCTATACATGAATGAGGAGGAGATTCTACGTGGCAAGAATCGGTGTGGAAGGTACCCTATCTGATGTAAGTCAAGCTTTACAATCTAAAGGGCATGATGTAGTAGAACTCAAATCAGAGAACGATGCACAGTCTTGTGATTGCTGTGTCATTTCTGGACAGGACCAGAACGTGATGGGCATTTCAAATGCAGTGACAAATGGTGCTGTCATTAATGCACATGGAATGACGGCTGACGAAGTGTGTCAAGCTGTGGATCAACAGGGAAGTCGCTAAATTCCTATGTTTCACGGCAACGATTGAACGAAGAGGAACAGCAGCTTGCTGTTCCTTTCTTACATAATGAAGAATGGGAGAGGGTATGATGGTTTGGTTGAAGTTGCTTTCTGTCGTATTATTAATCGTTCTGACCGCCTTTTTTGTGGCGAGTGAATTCGCTATTGTCAAAGTAAGAAAGAGTCGCATTGAAGCCTTGGCAGAACAAGGAGATAAGAAGGCGAAGTTGGCCTTACATATCATCAATCGCCTTGATGCCTATCTATCGGCTTGTCAACTTGGGATTACCATTACCTCACTAGGACTTGGTTGGCTTGGGGAACCGGCAGTAGATACGCTACTATCTCCACTATTTGAGCAGCTACCGTTCCCTTCAGGTGTTACACACACCATCTCATTTGCCGTAGCCTTTGCAATTATTACATTCCTTCACGTAGTCTTAGGGGAATTGGCACCTAAAACGGTTGCCATTCAGAAAGCGGAAGCAATTACGCTTGCTTTAGCTCGACCATTAGATTTCTTCTATAAAATGATGCTTCCATTTATCTTTGTACTAAATGGGTCTGCAAACTTATTTGTCCGTCTCTTCGGCTTTCGTACGGCAAATGAGGGAGAAGAAGCTCATACAGAAGAGGAATTGCGCTATATCCTCACTCAATCGTACGAAAAAGGGGAAATTAATCAATCTGAGTACACCTATGTCGATCGCATCTTTGAGTTTGATAACCGTACCGCTAAGGAAATCATGATTCCGAGAACGGAGATGGTTGTACTTAATTTACATGAACCAATGAAAGACATTCTGAAACGAATTCGTAAGGAGCGGTTCTCTCGGTACCCGGTCATTGATCAAGATAAGGACAAAGTGGTTGGGATTGTACACATGAAGGAATTATTTGCAGACGAATGTGATGAACACCATACGCTGTCAGATTATATACGCCCAGCTCACAAAGTGTTTGAAAATATTGCGATTCAAGACCTACTCGTGAAACTTCAGACGGACCAGACCCATTTGGCCATATTGGTTGATGAATACGGGGGGACAGCTGGACTTGTGACGGTTGAAGACATACTCGAAGAGATTGTAGGAGAGATTCGGGATGAGTTCGACCATGAAGAAGTACTACCGTTCGAAATAAGAGAAGATGGCAGTTACGTGATGGATGGGAAAATTGCGATTCAAGACGTAAATGATTATTTGACCACACAGCTCTCCCATGAAGAAGTTGATACCATTTCAGGTTGGTTGTTAACGAAAGACATTGACGCTAGAAAGGGAACGTCTGTAACAGAACAAGGATTCACGTTTACGATAATAGAAATGGAAGACACACACATTCGCAAGGTTGAAGTAAAGCGGGATGAGACATAAAAAAGGTCTTGAGGAATTTCCTCAAGACCTTTTTGTGCTTTTGGTTATCATTCGGTGGGGGCAGGCACTCCGGTCATAAGCAATCTTACTCCGGGAGGAAAGTGCACCTCCCTCTGTAATCTTACTTATGCCTATCGTGCCTAAGCGCCCCCTTCCGCTTTTGGTTCGTCTAGCTGCAGGGGGCAGGCACTCCGGTCATAAGCAATCTTACTCCGGGAGGGAAGAGCACCTCCCTTTGTAATCTTACTTATGCCTACCGTGCCTAAGCGCCCCCTTCCGCTTTTGGTTATTTACTCACATTAACTTGGTGTGGGTAAGGGATTTCGATGCCGGCTTCGTCTAGGGCTTCTTTCATTGCTTTTCTTAGGTCGCGTTCTACGGCCCATTGTTGCATGTTTTCAGTGTGGCCGAGGACGCGTAGGACGACGTCGGATGAGCCTAATCCTTGAACACCTAGTACGTTCGGGCCGTCTGTGATGCGTTCGTCGTTTTGGGCGAAGCGGTCACATACTGCTTGTAGCACTTGTACGGCTTGGTCGATATTGTCATCGTAAGAGATGCCAATGTCAACAAGTGCGCGCATGTTGCCGCGAGAGTGGTTGCTAATGCCAACCATATTACGGTTTGGAACGAAGTTTAATGTTCCATCAAAGCTTCGGATCTTAGTCGTACGAAGGCCAACTTCTTCAACAATACCGTTGTAGCCGCCTGCTGTTACATATTCGTCTACATCTACTTGACGTTCAATGAGAATGGCGAAGCCAGTTACGATATCGCTCACTAACCCTTGCGCACCAAAACCGATGGCAAGACCAACGACACCTGCTCCGGCAATGAGTGGTGCAATGTCAATATCAAAGACACCAAATAGCATGACTACGAAGAAGAACATAAGAACGTAAGAGAATACGCTTAACGCGAGTGTTTCTAAGGTGCGTACTCGAGCTTCTGATACTTTTTGAGTTTTGCTCGTACGTTGTACGGAGCCACGAATAATTCGTTTTCCAAGAGGAGAAACGATAAGGAATGCAATAATGAGTAATCCAATCTGTAGGGCAACGGGAATAATCGCATCTAATAGATTCCCGAAGTTAAATGAGTCATCTGTAAAAAGATTCATAAGGTAGGTTCCTCCTTTATGTATGATTTTTTGTCATGTTTTTTACTATACCCCATATTGTAGTATTTTTTCAAACGTGCACATGTTTTTTACAGAAATTCTTACATGTGAGAAAAGCTTAATAAATCTTTTTCGTTCTTTCTATTAATTAGGAGGGAAGAGCTTACGGCCCTTTGGATGTATTCTTCATCTGCTTACCTTCCTATAAGAAGGGGATGTAGACCGGGGTTTATCAAACAGATTTAGAGCTGGTTCTGAATAAAGGAAATTGTAGTGTGGTCACAGATAAGTTCTATGAAGTTGAAAGGACTACAGCCCTTCTTCCCCTATGCAGAAAGTGAAGGATTAATGATAGAAATAGTTGTAGGAAAATTGTAAAAATTAAGTCAAAAAGGTGGAAAATTATTTCGGAAGTCGATATATTTATATATACTTGATTACATTTTGGGGGGAAGGCTATGGAAACATTTAAAAAGCTTAAAGGCTTTTATTTACCATTTCGGCTATACTTTATCATTTCCATTTCATTTTTATTCTTAGTTACAGGGATTACAGTTGTTTATCCAATCATACTCCAGAAGACCATTGATGACGTTGTGAAACCCGAGCAGTATGATTTAATACCGTACCTAGCGGTAACATTCGTCGTTCTTATGATTGTAAAAGGAGTTGCTACATATTTAAATCAGTATTTCGGGGATTTATTTGGTATATCATCTGTCTACAAATTAAGGAACTCTCTTTATGAGAAGCTACAACGCTTATCGTTTCGTTACTATGATAATGCAAGAACGGGGGACTTAATGTCTCGTCTTACAGCAGACGTAGAAGGATTTCGCTTCTTCTTGTCATTTGGGTTTTCTGAGTTGTTGCGTATAGTTACGTTAATTTTAATTAGTCTTTTGGTTATGTTTTACTACTCGGTACCTTTAGCGCTTGTCACGATGGGGGCTATGCCATTTTTGGCAGTTGTCGTCTATCGATTTGATAAGAAAGTTCACCCTGCCTTTCGAGGAATCCGTAAATCCTTCGGGAAATTAAATACAAGAGTACAGGAGAACATTAGCGGAATGAACACCGTTAAATCTCTGTCACGAGAAGACTTTGAAATTGGCCGATTCAAAGACCATAACACGGACTATAAAGACAACTACATTCACACAGCGAACATCTGGTCTAAGTTTTTTCCGCTCATGGAGTTTATTGGGAACATATCAGTTGTTGCGTTGCTTGCCTATGGCGGGTCACTCGTCATTAACGGATCCATGACAAGCGGAGAGCTTGTCGCGTTTTTTAGCTTGGTGTGGTATATCGTAGGACCTCTCATGAACATCGGATTTGTCATTAATTTGTTCTCGCAAGCGAAGGCGTCTGGAGAGCGTTTACTAGAGATTCTGGAAGCTGAAGAAGATATTGTTGAACATGAGGGCGCGATTAGGCAAGAAAGGCTAAACGGACACGTAACGTTCCGTGATGTAACGCTTCAATATACCGAAGACGATGACGAAGCCTTAAAGCGCGTAAGCTTCGATGCCCCACCTGGCAAAACAATTGGATTAATTGGAGCAACGGGCTCTGGGAAAACGAGCATTACACAGCTTGTTACGAGATTCTACGAGCCAGAAGCCGGGGAAGTGCTTATTGATGGGAACCCTGTCCAAAGCTATGGGTTAAAGCAATTAAGAAAGAACATTGGATTTGTGCTTCAAGAATCCTTCTTATTCTCAACGTCCATTAGAGACAATATCGCTTATGGAAACCCGGATGCTTCAATGGACAGCATTATTGATGCTGCGAAGCGGGCTCAAGCTCACGACTTCATTGTGGAAATGCCTGATGGCTATGACACAATGCTAGGTGAGCGCGGCATGGGGCTCTCAGGCGGTCAGAAGCAACGGATTGCTATTGCGCGTGCTATCCTTATTGACCCAAGCATCCTTGTGCTTGATGATGCGACCTCAGCAGTAGATATGGAAACCGAACTTAAGATACAACAGGCGTTAAGAGAAGTAATGAAGGGGCGTACAACGTTCATCATTGCGCACCGGATCTCTTCTATTAAACACGCAGACGAAATCCTCGTGTTAGAAGATGGAATCATCACAGAGAGAGGGAAACATGAAGAGTTGTTATCGAATGGTGGAGTTTATCAAAGAATTTACGATATTCAGTATCAGGACAAAGAGGCAATTATGGCCGCATCTGGAAACTAGGGGGGTGTACGTATGAATAATAGAAAGAATGAAAAAGTGACACGAACAAATAGTCCGCATTTAAAGCGGTTTTATTACACGCTTGACCAGGCGATTGAGAAACCATTTAACTGGTCTCAATTAGGGCGGCTATTACAATATGTAAAGCCTTATTCTAAGAAACTGTTGCCTGCAGCCATTTTAGCAATGTTGATTTCTACACTTGTACGTTTAATTGTACCAATCTTAATCGGTAAGGTTGCCATTGACCTTGCAATACAGAAACAAGATACGAATTTACTTGTACAATTAGTTGTAGGCGTCGCCATCCTATATTTGATTAGCTATGTTGCCAATAGTTTACGGATTAAGTGGGTGAATGTGCTTGGGCAGAATGTAATTTATGATTTACGTACCCATCTATTCTCACATGTTCAGCGGCTGTCCCATCGCTTCTTTGACTCGAAATCAGCTGGGTCTATTCTTGTACGGATAATGAATGATATTAATTCGTTACAAGAACTGTTTACGAACGGAATCATTAACTTGCTAATGGATATTGTGACGCTCCTTGGCATTATTGTTATTTTGTTCGTTCTTAGTCCTAAGCTAGCTCTTGCTATTATGGTTATCTTGCCAGTGATGTTCTTTATATCTACGAAGCTACGCCGGAACATCCGTAGATCCTGGCAAGATGTAAGGATTCAACAATCGAGACTTAATTCCCATTTAAATGAGAGTATTCAAGGGATTCGTATAACGCAGTCGTTCTCACAAGAGAAAGAAAATACAGAGTACTTTAATGGGATAAACACAGATAACTTTGAAGCGTGGCGCAACGCAACGAAGCGGAGTGCTATGTTTCGACCGTTCGTTGAACTGAGCAATGCGGTTGGTACAGTTATTTTGATCTCTTACGGGGCATGGCTGATTATTCTAGGCCCTACAAACGGTGGGATTGAAGTCGGTACGTTCGTATCCTTCGCCTTCTATCTCGGGATGTTCTGGGAGCCTATCTCACGACTTGGTCAGATGTACAACCAGCTGCTAATGGCGATGGCCTCCTCTGAGAGAATTTTCGAGTTCCTTGATGAACAGCCAAATGTAGAAGAGCAGACGAATGCGATAGAATTGAAAGATATGAAAGGTCACATTGAATTTGAGAAGGTTCAGTTCTCTTATGACGATAATCGGATAGCACTGCATGAAATTAGCCTTGAAATGAAGTCTGGTGAGACAATTGCTCTTGTGGGTCATACAGGCTCTGGGAAGTCTACAATTGCGAATCTAATTAGCCGATTTTACGACCCAACAAAGGGTGTTGTGAAAATTGATGGGCAAGATTTAAAAGGCGTTACCATTGATAGCCTACGTCAGCAGATTAGTGTTGTGTTACAAGACACGTTTATTTTCTCAGGGACAATCATGGAGAATATTCGATTTGGTCGACCTAGTGCAACGGATGAAGAAGTAATCGAGGCAGCGAAAGTCGTGGGGGCTGATGAGTTTATACAGCGTATGGGCGATGGATATGAGACAGAAGTTGAAGAGCGAGGCAACATTCTGTCAGCAGGAGAGCGGCAGCTTCTTTCCTTTGCACGTGCCTTACTTGCAGACCCACGCATTTTAATTCTTGATGAAGCAACATCAAGTATCGATACCGAAACGGAAGTGAAAATTCAACATGCGTTAAAGACGTTATTGAAAGGGCGGACCGCAATTATGATTGCCCACCGTCTTTCAACCATTCGAGAAGCTGACCATATTTATGTGTTGGATCATGGTCGAATCATTGAGCAAGGAAACCATCGACAGTTGATGGACCAACAAGGGGAATATTTTGACCTTGTGAAGACTCAATTCGAGATGTTGGATGCAATGTAACTATTGATAAGAGTATCACTTAAAGGCGGAGCAGCGATGTTTCGCCTTTACATATTCGAAAGTTGACGAAGAAAATGGGACGCTTTACACTAGAGTTAAAGGATATTGTGACACATTTCACAAATTTGTCACCAATCTTTCCCTCCATAGGCAGTTATAAGGTTTATACTAAGGGGAGATAGGTTATTGTATGTTGGACTTAAACAGAGTTTTTCTACTGCGAATTTTTATGTTCAACATTTCACAATCTTCATCGAGGAGGATGCAACATGTTTGAAGCCGATAGCGTCTTACTGAGTCGACTACTTACGAGTTTAACGTTAATGTTTCACGCTATATTCGCAACGTTAGGGGTGGGGATCCCCTTAATGATTTCCATTGCTGAATTAATAGGGATAAGAAAGAAAGATTCCCATTACACTTTACTTGCACAACGCTGGGCGAGGGGGTATGTCATACTTGTCGCCGTAGGGGTAGTAACAGGGACAGCCATTGGTCTCCAACTCTCACTCTTGTGGCCTAGTTTCATGCAATTTGCGGGGAATGTGATTAGTCTGCCGCTCTTTCTGGAGACATTTGCATTCTTCTTTGAGGCGATTTTCCTTGGCGCATATCTGTACACTTGGGACCGATTTAATAAGCCTATTTACCACTGGCTATTGTCGCTACCAGTCGTTATAGGGGGAGGACTGTCCGCATTCTTTATCACAACAGTCAATGCGTTTATGAACACGCCTGATGGGTTTGATTTGACCAATGGAGAGATTACTTCCATAAATCCAATGGAAGCTATGTTTAACCCTGCGACGCCAACGAAGGTGTTTCACGTACTCACATCTAGTTATTTAACTGCTGCTGCCATTTTAGCAACGATAGCAGCACTCGCCATCTTAAGAAAACGCGGCAATGCCTACCACCGGAAAGCATTAAAATTAACGATGGTCGTCACCTTTATCTTCGCGATATTAACAGCTGTAGCAGGCGACTTATCAGCGAAGCATCTAGCTGAGCATCAACCTGAGAAGCTAGCAGCTGCTGAATGGCACTTTGAAACAGAAGAAAGCGCGGACCTTGTTGTGTTCGGGACGTTGGATGAGAACAATGAAGTGCAAAATGCCATCCGGATCCCGAATATGCTTAGCTTCTTAGCGTTTGGTGATTTTAACGCTGAAGTGCAAGGACTTGAAGAAATTAATGAAGGAGAGCAACCGCCGCTAATCATACATTACTTCTTTGATTTAATGGTTAGTTTAGGTATGTATGCATTAGGTGTTTCTTTCTTATTCTTAGCACTATGGAAATTGAAACGATTTAACCCATTCAATAAATGGGTGCTATGGCTTGTCGTATTAAACGGACCATTTGCAATGCTTGCAATTGAATTTGGTTGGTTGCTTGCAGAGGTGGGACGTCAACCTTGGATTATGAGAGGGTTTATGACGGTTGCTGAAGCTGCAACAACCTCTCCAAATGTAGCTTGGATGCTCCTTCTCTTTATCGGTCTTTACGTCGTACTCGGATTTACGGTCGTCCGAGTGTTGAGAAAGCTATTTAAGGATAATCCGGCAGAATTAGAGTTAGAACAAAAATATCCTAATGTAACAAAGAGTGGTGTTGACGCATGAACTATGAATTAATTGGAATAACGGTCCTTTGGGTATTTCTTTACGGATATCTTATCGTGGCGTCCATCGATTTCGGAGCAGGATTCTTTGCATATTACGCTAAACTGACGAAGCAAGACCACGTTGTAAACAAATTAATATCACGTTATCTCTCACCTGTGTGGGAGGTAACGAACGTGTTCTTTGTCTTCTTCTTTGTAGGATTGGTAGGATTCTTTCCTGATGCTGCCTACTACTTTGGTCAGTCCCTGCTTGTACCAGGAAGTATTGCCATTATTCTCATTGCCATCCGAGGGTCCTTCTACGCATTTGAGAACTATGGCTCGAAGAAAAGCCATCTCTTTATGTTCCTATATGGGGCCACAGGATTATTCATTCCTGCTGCATTATCGACAGCACTCACAATTTCAGAAGGTGGATTTATAGAAGAAACAGAAACAGGAGTTCATTTGCTAACGGGTGAATTACTCAGAAGCCCTTATTCTTGGAGTGTGGTCTTCTTAGCGATTGTTTCGGTTCTTTATATTAGTGCAGCCTTCCTTAGCTTCTACGCCAAGAAAGCTGGAGATACAGCGGCGTTTCAATTTATGAGAAAGCTCGCTCTATTCTGGAGTACACCAACAATTATTGCGAGTCTGACGACCTTTATTGCAATGAGTCAGCATAATTCCCGCCACTTTGAGAACATGCTTGATTTATGGTGGATGTTCGGAATCTCTGTTGCTTTCTTCCTCGGTGCACTTTGGTTAATCTATAGTGAGCGTCGACTTGGACTAGCATTTATATTTGTTATGTTCCAGTTCTTCTTTGCATTC from Pontibacillus halophilus JSM 076056 = DSM 19796 includes:
- a CDS encoding EAL domain-containing protein, giving the protein MDPLDVIDRLQKVKPLFQPVFSAVKHDIMGYVVKGSFPIDDGQVLLDGFFQDDEVPDEFKLEVNQHLMKRAMDTFIQEKESGCLFIHRRANELLLEDSEAFIAMIHTFQELGFNMNQLVIEILDVEVDVDVERLHHLLHYYKTFGIQVAVRHEGDTTPNLDSLRLLEPHIVKVDASIFKDQANPLQQDVIQSISLLSRRIGAALLFENIEDSIQLYYAWKHGGRFYQGSYLVRPSERFLERDVCVDLLRNDVHRFIKREKMLIETRLNYVLNWDQRMRGMLDSWESPKQVNAFIPRIMNLFDQESFRIYVCDSDGQQISSNFTKRNGEWVEEPEVYGTNWAFRPYFLENMVQMKMWNKGRLSDVYSDIETRELVRTFSFPLSDSHSIFIDIRYDYMFEHEALLH
- the cbpB gene encoding cyclic-di-AMP-binding protein CbpB, producing the protein MISIQSEELMNITVEDLMIPSEKVAHVQGGNPIEHALLVLVKSGYSAVPVLDPTYKLKGVISKTIIIDNMLGIERFELEKLSEIRVEEVMNEDIPCLNKTDSFSKGLDAVVDHPFVCVSDEDGYFDGILTRRAILKHLKRHLYTYNYKK
- the dapD gene encoding 2,3,4,5-tetrahydropyridine-2,6-dicarboxylate N-acetyltransferase — encoded protein: MEMMDANEIISFISNSKKTTPVKVYVKGTDLKAIDFGDEVKAFVDNESGVLFGEWKTVQPLLENNAIDDYVVENDRRHSAIPTLDLKNVNARIEPGAIIRDQVEIGDGAVIMLGAAINIGSVVGEGTMIDMNAVLGGRATVGKNCHIGAGAVLAGVIEPPSAKPVVIEDGVVVGANAVILEGVTVGEGAVVAAGAIVTQDVPANTVVAGTPAKVIKEIDDSTRGKTEIKQELRKLDNE
- a CDS encoding N-acetyldiaminopimelate deacetylase, producing the protein MEQERLVQIRRDLHKIPELGFQEKKTQAFLLQFIQELPQHSLHVKTWETGVLVFIDGTNPTQTIGYRADIDGLPITEETGYDFASVHEGRMHACGHDFHMTIALGALQRLAEDPPVQNVLFVFQPAEEGPGGALPMLQSEEFIAWKPDTIFALHVAPEQPVGAVAAREGLLFANTSELFIDFKGKGGHAAYPHLTHDMVVAASHFIVQAQSIVSRNVPPLEPAVLTVGKISGGFVQNVIAEHARIEGTLRSFTGDTMELMKNRIEKLASGMQESHECEISIDYGSNYYGVYNTPAFIPPFEQIVKDTGYSYVNCDPAMTGEDFGYMLKDIPGFMFWLGVDSPSGLHTSRLQPKEEALVVGVDVVEATIRNLLD
- a CDS encoding YkuS family protein, yielding MARIGVEGTLSDVSQALQSKGHDVVELKSENDAQSCDCCVISGQDQNVMGISNAVTNGAVINAHGMTADEVCQAVDQQGSR
- a CDS encoding hemolysin family protein, with the translated sequence MVWLKLLSVVLLIVLTAFFVASEFAIVKVRKSRIEALAEQGDKKAKLALHIINRLDAYLSACQLGITITSLGLGWLGEPAVDTLLSPLFEQLPFPSGVTHTISFAVAFAIITFLHVVLGELAPKTVAIQKAEAITLALARPLDFFYKMMLPFIFVLNGSANLFVRLFGFRTANEGEEAHTEEELRYILTQSYEKGEINQSEYTYVDRIFEFDNRTAKEIMIPRTEMVVLNLHEPMKDILKRIRKERFSRYPVIDQDKDKVVGIVHMKELFADECDEHHTLSDYIRPAHKVFENIAIQDLLVKLQTDQTHLAILVDEYGGTAGLVTVEDILEEIVGEIRDEFDHEEVLPFEIREDGSYVMDGKIAIQDVNDYLTTQLSHEEVDTISGWLLTKDIDARKGTSVTEQGFTFTIIEMEDTHIRKVEVKRDET
- a CDS encoding mechanosensitive ion channel family protein; the protein is MNLFTDDSFNFGNLLDAIIPVALQIGLLIIAFLIVSPLGKRIIRGSVQRTSKTQKVSEARVRTLETLALSVFSYVLMFFFVVMLFGVFDIDIAPLIAGAGVVGLAIGFGAQGLVSDIVTGFAILIERQVDVDEYVTAGGYNGIVEEVGLRTTKIRSFDGTLNFVPNRNMVGISNHSRGNMRALVDIGISYDDNIDQAVQVLQAVCDRFAQNDERITDGPNVLGVQGLGSSDVVLRVLGHTENMQQWAVERDLRKAMKEALDEAGIEIPYPHQVNVSK